One genomic region from Phycisphaeraceae bacterium encodes:
- a CDS encoding efflux RND transporter permease subunit produces MDLIRLSISKPVGVAVCVILVVMFGLIGLSRIPIQLTPTVDTPLITVSTQWPGRSPQEIVDEITRPQEEELKNVSGLQRMLSVSSQGSSEITLEFDVGTDMSRARQEVSDSLRQVSNYPSEVEEPTVKVADGAAENAIAWIIIDLPEDKLPLHAGFDISTLYDALDKEVKPMIERVEGVAEVNVYGGREREVRVLADPMLLAQRQLTYGDLLGALRGQNRNVSAGTIAEGKRDYRVRLVGEFSRPEDILDTVIVYRGGLPVYVRDVAQVEVDYQKRRGFVRSLGHPSIAINVIRQSDANVVNVMRDVRAVLEEVRSDVLPNIGGVWGQGAVGPNLRLRQVYDETMYIESAINLVKTNLYIGGVLAGLVLLLFLRAIRPTAVVLIAIPISVIGTFLVMQALGRTLNVISLAGLAFAVGMVVDNAIVVLENIDRKLREGLPPLEAAYRGSREVWGAILASTLTTAAVFIPVLTIEEEAGQLFRDISLAIVASVMLSLVVSITVIPACGRWLSIAPPKTLAGRAVSSLFGVAPLLERMNLLLQRLVRWTITGWRGVLIRPTVIIVLMVGSVVLSARLMPPLDYLPAGNRNLVFGGLLTPPGLSVEQKERIAQQIEGVVGPYMKAKQSDPASLASLPPIFRLEAPDRPFDPVAVDNFFVGAFGDLMFVGATSQAEQVVIPIGSLLTGAMMGVPDSYGGAAQTSLFGRGIGGGNTIDIEISGPRLDRVTAAANFMFQAAGSEYGFGNVRANPSNFNIDEQEFQVELNERGRQLGLTTEMLGVAIRALFDGAFAGEYKLGSDTVDIMVVPPGGRLEYKEMLADIPIATPAGDVVPIDSIVNFVPALAAQQIRRFEQLPSVAVSVRPPTGEPLEAVMQTLEDKVIAPAHAAGLIDRTMRTRLEGTAAKLDDVKSAMFGRGDGKGWVSRGGAWGLFGLFLLVGLAGAAVCVARVGRGRMTLYGAAGCLLMAAVLGGLTAGLASSPHLLEARFIWALVVTYLLMAALFESFVYPFVIMFTVPLAIVGGFAGLAIVHAWSMADPTKAPQQLDVLTMLGFFILIGVVVNAAILLVHQSLNFMREEGLAPADAIGKSVRTRVRPIFMSVLTSVGGMMPLVIAPGSGSEMYRGLGSVVVGGLLASSVLTLALAPMVFSLVLDMRAGMALAFEKRARSPRPVRRPIKPASASPASESGSTGDSTPAAEPAEAVGRG; encoded by the coding sequence GTGGATCTGATTCGGCTTTCGATCAGCAAGCCCGTCGGGGTGGCGGTGTGCGTGATACTGGTGGTGATGTTCGGGCTCATCGGGCTGTCGCGGATTCCGATTCAGCTCACGCCGACGGTCGATACGCCGCTGATTACGGTGTCGACGCAGTGGCCCGGTCGCAGCCCGCAGGAAATCGTTGACGAGATCACACGCCCGCAGGAAGAGGAACTCAAGAATGTGTCGGGCCTGCAGCGGATGCTGTCGGTCTCGAGCCAGGGGTCGAGCGAGATCACGCTCGAGTTTGACGTCGGCACGGACATGTCGCGCGCGAGGCAGGAGGTCTCGGACTCGCTGAGGCAGGTGTCGAACTATCCGTCGGAAGTCGAAGAGCCGACCGTCAAGGTGGCCGATGGTGCGGCCGAGAACGCGATCGCGTGGATCATCATCGATCTGCCTGAAGATAAACTCCCGCTGCACGCGGGCTTTGACATCTCGACGCTGTACGACGCGCTTGACAAGGAGGTCAAGCCGATGATCGAGCGCGTCGAGGGCGTGGCCGAAGTCAACGTGTATGGCGGGCGCGAGCGCGAGGTGCGAGTGCTGGCCGATCCGATGCTGCTGGCCCAGCGGCAACTGACGTACGGCGACCTGCTTGGCGCATTGCGAGGGCAGAACCGCAACGTCTCGGCAGGGACCATCGCTGAGGGCAAGCGCGACTATCGCGTGCGACTGGTCGGCGAGTTCAGCCGCCCCGAGGATATTCTCGACACGGTGATCGTGTATCGCGGCGGGCTGCCGGTGTATGTGCGCGACGTGGCACAGGTCGAGGTCGATTATCAGAAGCGTCGCGGGTTCGTGCGCAGCCTCGGGCATCCGTCGATCGCGATCAACGTGATTCGCCAGTCCGACGCCAACGTGGTCAACGTGATGCGCGATGTGCGCGCGGTGCTTGAGGAAGTGCGCTCCGATGTGCTGCCCAACATCGGGGGCGTGTGGGGGCAGGGGGCGGTGGGCCCGAACCTGCGTTTGCGGCAGGTCTACGACGAGACGATGTACATCGAATCGGCAATCAATCTGGTCAAGACGAACTTGTACATCGGCGGTGTGCTGGCCGGGCTGGTGCTGCTGCTGTTTCTGCGGGCAATCCGTCCGACGGCGGTCGTGCTCATCGCGATTCCGATCTCGGTGATCGGGACGTTTCTTGTGATGCAGGCGCTCGGGCGAACACTCAACGTGATCTCATTGGCGGGCCTGGCGTTCGCGGTGGGTATGGTCGTCGATAACGCGATCGTCGTGCTTGAGAATATCGACCGCAAACTGCGCGAGGGACTGCCGCCGCTCGAAGCCGCGTATCGCGGCTCGCGCGAAGTCTGGGGTGCGATTCTGGCTTCAACGCTCACTACAGCGGCGGTGTTCATTCCGGTCCTGACGATCGAGGAAGAAGCGGGGCAGTTGTTTCGTGACATCTCGCTGGCGATCGTGGCCTCGGTCATGCTGAGCCTTGTCGTGTCGATCACAGTGATTCCTGCGTGCGGGCGGTGGCTGTCGATTGCGCCGCCAAAGACTCTGGCCGGGCGTGCTGTATCAAGCCTCTTCGGCGTTGCTCCTTTGCTCGAACGCATGAACCTCCTGTTGCAACGGCTGGTGCGATGGACCATCACGGGCTGGCGCGGCGTGCTGATTCGGCCAACCGTCATCATCGTGCTGATGGTCGGCAGCGTAGTGCTCAGCGCCAGGCTCATGCCGCCGCTCGATTATCTTCCTGCGGGGAACCGCAACCTGGTCTTTGGCGGCCTTCTCACGCCTCCGGGCCTGTCTGTTGAGCAGAAGGAACGCATCGCCCAGCAGATCGAGGGCGTCGTCGGGCCGTACATGAAAGCCAAACAGAGCGATCCGGCATCGCTGGCGTCGCTTCCTCCCATCTTTCGGTTGGAAGCACCAGACAGGCCTTTTGATCCGGTCGCGGTCGACAATTTCTTTGTCGGCGCGTTCGGCGACTTGATGTTTGTCGGAGCGACAAGTCAGGCCGAACAGGTCGTCATCCCGATCGGGTCGCTGCTCACCGGCGCGATGATGGGCGTGCCCGACAGCTATGGCGGTGCTGCTCAGACCAGCCTCTTCGGGCGCGGCATCGGTGGCGGCAACACCATCGACATCGAGATCAGCGGCCCCCGGCTCGACCGGGTTACGGCTGCTGCGAACTTCATGTTTCAGGCAGCCGGCTCCGAATACGGCTTTGGCAACGTGCGCGCCAACCCCAGCAACTTCAATATCGACGAACAGGAGTTCCAGGTCGAACTCAACGAGCGCGGGCGGCAGCTTGGCCTGACGACCGAGATGCTCGGGGTCGCGATCCGTGCGCTGTTCGATGGTGCATTCGCGGGCGAGTACAAACTGGGATCGGACACGGTGGACATCATGGTCGTTCCCCCGGGCGGCAGGCTCGAATACAAGGAAATGCTGGCCGACATTCCGATTGCAACGCCAGCAGGCGACGTAGTGCCGATCGATTCGATCGTCAACTTCGTCCCCGCGCTCGCTGCCCAGCAGATTCGGCGTTTCGAGCAGTTGCCCAGCGTTGCCGTGTCGGTGAGGCCGCCGACGGGCGAGCCACTCGAAGCGGTCATGCAGACGCTTGAGGATAAAGTGATCGCGCCAGCACATGCCGCGGGGCTGATTGATCGCACGATGCGCACACGCCTCGAAGGCACAGCAGCCAAACTTGACGACGTCAAATCAGCAATGTTCGGGCGAGGCGATGGCAAAGGCTGGGTGTCGCGCGGCGGAGCATGGGGGCTTTTTGGCCTGTTCCTGCTGGTGGGGCTTGCTGGGGCGGCGGTCTGCGTCGCGCGCGTCGGTCGCGGCAGAATGACGCTCTACGGCGCGGCCGGGTGCCTGCTGATGGCGGCCGTTCTCGGTGGTCTGACGGCGGGGCTGGCTTCGTCGCCGCATCTGCTCGAAGCACGCTTCATCTGGGCTCTGGTCGTTACATACCTGCTTATGGCCGCGCTGTTCGAGAGTTTCGTCTATCCGTTCGTCATCATGTTCACTGTGCCGCTGGCGATTGTCGGTGGGTTCGCGGGGCTGGCGATCGTGCACGCGTGGTCGATGGCCGATCCAACCAAGGCACCTCAGCAACTCGACGTGCTGACGATGCTCGGGTTTTTCATCCTCATTGGGGTCGTCGTTAACGCGGCCATCCTTCTCGTGCACCAGTCGCTCAACTTCATGCGCGAAGAAGGGCTCGCTCCGGCCGACGCAATCGGCAAGAGCGTGCGCACGCGCGTGCGGCCCATCTTCATGAGCGTCCTGACGAGCGTGGGGGGCATGATGCCGCTGGTCATTGCGCCCGGCTCAGGCAGCGAGATGTACCGAGGCCTCGGCAGCGTGGTTGTCGGAGGCTTGCTGGCATCGAGCGTGCTGACGCTGGCACTCGCGCCAATGGTGTTCAGTCTCGTGCTCGACATGCGGGCAGGGATGGCGCTGGCCTTCGAAAAGAGGGCACGTTCACCCAGACCAGTGCGGCGACCGATCAAACCCGCTTCCGCGTCGCCCGCGAGTGAATCCGGTTCAACGGGCGATTCGACCCCCGCAGCCGAGCCTGCCGAGGCGGTTGGCCGTGGCTGA
- a CDS encoding DNA adenine methylase: MAARRGPTTGGRPSLIKYIGSKRTLIPMILDAVRRAADAESVIDLFSGTSRVGHALKAAGYRVLSNDHNAYAHVLARCYVQADAQDVLDDARRLVREFNSIKGEPGYFTQTFCEQSRFFHPRNGARIDAIREAIAARGFEPDLEAVMLVSLMEAADRVDSTTGLQMAYLKTWAPRAHNELELRVPAVLPRAAAGKCRATCLDALDAARSLEADVAYIDPPYNQHSYLGNYHVWESLVRWDKPEVYGIACKRMDVRERKSAFNSRPQFAGALRAVLEEVRAPVLVVSFNNEGYIARDGMEAMLAGLWSGAGKVTTIENDFKRYVGAQIGIYNPQGEKVGRVSHLRNKEFLYVVSRNCLAARLAPLHTAEPDAVDARGWNR; this comes from the coding sequence GTGGCTGCACGGCGCGGCCCGACGACAGGCGGGAGACCTTCGTTGATCAAGTACATCGGTTCCAAACGCACGCTGATTCCCATGATCCTCGACGCGGTGCGTCGGGCTGCTGACGCCGAATCGGTGATCGACCTGTTCTCGGGCACCTCGCGTGTCGGACACGCGCTCAAAGCTGCCGGGTATCGCGTGCTGTCCAACGATCACAACGCTTATGCCCATGTCCTGGCGCGCTGCTATGTGCAGGCCGATGCCCAGGACGTGCTCGATGACGCGCGGCGACTGGTGCGCGAGTTCAACAGCATCAAGGGCGAGCCCGGCTATTTCACGCAGACGTTCTGCGAGCAATCCCGCTTCTTTCACCCCAGGAACGGCGCCCGCATCGACGCGATCCGCGAGGCCATCGCCGCCAGAGGCTTCGAGCCCGATCTCGAAGCGGTCATGCTGGTCTCGCTGATGGAAGCGGCCGATCGCGTCGATTCGACGACCGGGCTGCAGATGGCGTACCTCAAGACGTGGGCCCCGCGCGCCCACAACGAGCTCGAACTGCGCGTGCCCGCGGTGCTGCCGCGCGCCGCAGCGGGCAAGTGCCGGGCCACATGCCTCGACGCGCTCGACGCGGCCAGGAGCCTCGAAGCCGATGTCGCGTACATCGACCCGCCGTACAACCAGCACTCGTATCTCGGCAACTACCACGTCTGGGAATCGCTCGTCCGCTGGGACAAGCCGGAGGTCTACGGCATCGCGTGCAAGCGGATGGATGTCCGCGAGCGCAAGAGCGCGTTCAACTCGAGGCCGCAGTTCGCCGGGGCTCTGCGGGCGGTGCTCGAAGAAGTACGCGCCCCGGTCCTCGTCGTGTCGTTCAACAATGAAGGCTACATCGCCCGCGATGGAATGGAGGCCATGCTCGCGGGCCTCTGGAGCGGCGCGGGCAAGGTGACGACGATCGAAAACGACTTCAAACGCTACGTGGGCGCGCAGATCGGCATCTACAACCCACAAGGCGAAAAGGTCGGCCGCGTGAGCCATCTCCGCAACAAGGAGTTTCTCTACGTCGTCTCACGCAACTGCCTCGCCGCCCGCCTCGCACCGCTGCACACCGCCGAGCCCGATGCTGTTGACGCGCGGGGGTGGAATCGGTAG
- a CDS encoding carboxymuconolactone decarboxylase family protein: MSDSSRSESSRPDSNRYEQFVAFRTRLNERILGDDASRGTNPDGSARAGATLVTKRFFNLDTKAYEPGALDTPTKELLGLVASMVLRCDDCIAYHIDRAKAEGVSDEALFETFDIALIVGGSIVIPHLRRAVDFLDQRAASV, translated from the coding sequence ATGTCCGACAGCAGCAGATCTGAAAGCAGCAGGCCCGACAGCAACCGTTATGAACAGTTCGTCGCGTTCCGCACCCGCCTCAACGAGCGCATCCTCGGCGACGACGCATCCCGCGGCACCAACCCCGACGGCTCGGCCCGCGCCGGCGCGACGCTCGTGACCAAACGCTTCTTCAACCTCGACACCAAGGCCTACGAGCCGGGCGCCCTCGACACGCCGACCAAGGAACTGCTCGGCCTGGTCGCGAGCATGGTGCTGCGCTGCGACGACTGCATCGCCTACCACATCGACCGCGCCAAGGCCGAGGGCGTCAGCGACGAAGCCCTCTTCGAGACCTTCGACATCGCCCTGATCGTCGGCGGCTCGATCGTGATCCCGCACCTGCGGCGTGCCGTCGACTTCCTCGACCAGCGCGCGGCGAGCGTCTAG
- a CDS encoding efflux RND transporter periplasmic adaptor subunit, with protein MGKVKVQNRVTTRVAALCVGLLAVGSLGVAQPEGGPPPATVRVAEVTRDVVEQRRQVTGEVRAHRQSLLASQEPGLVEELSVDIGDAVEAGAVIARLQRTRMDLELREAQSRVASTQATVAEREALVAQAQRDLVRVREVLARESGAAPELDRAESAAAAEEARLAQARAQQQIEEARVELIEQRLDDLTIRAPFKGRVVARRTEIGQWIREGDAVVELIEVDPIDIWLDVPEGLVQFASRAETIAVHVPALGVDVEARVIATVPQGDARSRLFPVRLEVSNADGLIKPGMSATGLVPMGQRAPTLLVPKDALLKGETGTYVYYDAGGRAAMAAVERLFALGDQVAIRSGVLNEGMRVVVDGNERLFPGQPLNIVPDASR; from the coding sequence GTGGGTAAGGTGAAGGTGCAGAATCGAGTGACAACTCGCGTGGCGGCTTTGTGCGTCGGGTTGCTTGCAGTGGGAAGTCTTGGCGTTGCCCAGCCCGAGGGCGGCCCCCCGCCGGCGACGGTGCGTGTGGCCGAGGTCACGCGCGATGTGGTCGAGCAGCGGCGGCAGGTGACCGGCGAGGTGCGTGCGCATCGGCAGAGCCTGCTGGCGTCGCAGGAGCCCGGGCTGGTCGAGGAGTTGAGTGTCGATATCGGTGATGCGGTCGAGGCCGGCGCGGTGATCGCGCGGCTGCAGCGCACACGCATGGATCTGGAACTGCGCGAGGCTCAGTCGCGTGTGGCGTCGACGCAGGCGACCGTCGCCGAGCGTGAGGCCCTTGTGGCGCAGGCCCAGCGCGATCTGGTGCGTGTGCGCGAGGTGCTGGCGCGCGAGTCGGGCGCAGCGCCGGAACTGGATCGGGCAGAGAGCGCAGCCGCGGCTGAAGAAGCACGGCTCGCTCAGGCCAGAGCGCAGCAGCAGATCGAGGAAGCGCGGGTGGAGTTGATCGAACAACGGCTCGATGATCTGACGATTCGCGCGCCGTTCAAGGGGCGCGTGGTAGCCAGGCGCACGGAAATCGGGCAGTGGATTCGCGAAGGGGATGCTGTCGTTGAGTTGATCGAGGTTGACCCGATCGATATCTGGCTGGATGTGCCTGAAGGACTGGTGCAGTTTGCGAGCCGGGCAGAGACAATCGCGGTGCATGTGCCGGCGCTGGGCGTGGATGTCGAGGCGAGAGTGATTGCGACGGTGCCTCAGGGCGACGCGCGATCGCGATTGTTCCCGGTGCGGCTGGAGGTGAGCAACGCCGACGGACTGATCAAGCCGGGCATGAGCGCGACGGGACTGGTGCCGATGGGACAGCGGGCACCGACGCTGCTCGTGCCTAAGGACGCGCTGCTCAAGGGCGAGACTGGCACGTATGTGTATTACGACGCGGGCGGGCGTGCGGCGATGGCGGCGGTGGAGCGGCTGTTCGCACTCGGCGATCAAGTGGCGATCCGCTCGGGGGTGCTCAACGAGGGCATGCGTGTGGTGGTGGACGGCAACGAGAGGCTGTTTCCGGGTCAGCCTCTGAACATCGTGCCCGATGCGTCCCGGTGA
- a CDS encoding HYExAFE family protein, with translation MAQRRHQYERAFEAYLRARKIPYVAVNEAKKAILPDGTPFRVAGDNGTQTLKSFDFVVYGSTTNLLVEIKGRRLGATPSRAGTSARLESWVTLDDVESLKLWQQFFGFGFEAALVFVYQCELQPPDGLFQEVFEHAGKWFMLRAIYLNAYVEHMRTRSPRWRTVHLSASDFERCSQPFGPSLVGAGSDAGPEVPAFEPLSV, from the coding sequence GTGGCACAACGCAGGCACCAGTACGAGCGAGCTTTCGAGGCGTACCTTCGCGCCCGCAAGATTCCGTACGTTGCTGTCAATGAGGCCAAGAAGGCGATTTTGCCTGATGGGACTCCGTTTCGCGTTGCCGGCGACAACGGCACGCAAACGCTCAAATCGTTCGATTTTGTCGTGTATGGCTCGACGACGAACCTGCTTGTAGAGATCAAGGGCCGCAGGCTTGGTGCAACACCCTCACGCGCGGGCACCTCGGCCCGGCTCGAATCGTGGGTCACGCTTGATGATGTCGAATCATTGAAGCTTTGGCAACAGTTTTTCGGGTTCGGGTTTGAAGCGGCGTTGGTGTTTGTCTACCAGTGCGAGCTCCAGCCGCCCGACGGGTTGTTTCAGGAGGTTTTTGAGCACGCGGGGAAGTGGTTCATGCTCCGTGCGATCTATCTGAACGCCTACGTTGAGCACATGCGAACCAGAAGTCCGCGGTGGCGTACTGTCCACCTGTCGGCGAGTGACTTTGAACGGTGCAGCCAGCCCTTCGGCCCGTCCCTCGTCGGGGCTGGGTCTGACGCGGGCCCGGAGGTTCCGGCGTTCGAGCCGCTGTCCGTGTAG
- a CDS encoding thioredoxin domain-containing protein, translating into MPNRLIDATSPYLLQHAHNPVDWYAWGDEAFAAARTRDCPIFLSVGYSTCYWCHVMERESFEDEATARLLNARFVAIKVDREERPDVDELYMLATQLMTGHGGWPMNVFLDPHSLKPFWCGTYFPPEPRHGMHSFTQVIEGMAIAWRDQRDTVIAQADRLAQSVADALSHHAGPISLSPTINETAVSHLLRQFDRTHGGFGGAPKFPQPAFLDFLLAARDHVAEDDTRSAIDLAVRTTLDRIALGGIHDHVGGGFHRYAVDATWTVPHFEKMLYDNALLAATYTQAARVYDDNFYRRTLRRTLDYVLREMTDPHSGAFSSAQDAEVDTREGLNYLWTPDEVRTVLGPDAEFALAVFGLDKGPNFKDPHHADAPAANVLRLAHRPEDLAAQMGLSLEDFLARLDRVSDALLAARGQRKQPHLDDKTIVAWNALMIRALATASVVLDEPRYLDAAIRASRFILASMRDPGGNLLRIHRAGTSHTPAFLEDHAAMIRALVALHDAAPDTDLGGSSPLEAALDLADRAHTLFSDEHGSFFDAPAGATDLFIRPRSTYDGAIPSGCSLMLAALVDLAAHTTRTDIPHRAAALLASLSSQIAASPTSTVLATQTLLRIMLMPTIRDLLPEDDAAPRPDQYPGQQTAQPVSVFADVDAVTVAPGEPAVFHVELRIAPGYHIIAADPGRSDMALSPLRVGLTRGQGVAVYADYPTGEPLETDPALLVHHDLVSFAVALEHAPGVGASAGKPVLGVSFQACSSEACLAPAAVALEIDITIDITTTD; encoded by the coding sequence ATGCCTAATCGCCTCATTGACGCCACCAGCCCGTACCTGCTCCAGCACGCCCACAACCCGGTGGACTGGTACGCATGGGGCGATGAGGCGTTCGCCGCTGCGCGAACTCGCGACTGCCCCATCTTCCTCAGCGTCGGTTACTCGACCTGCTACTGGTGCCATGTCATGGAGCGTGAATCCTTTGAAGACGAAGCCACCGCGCGCCTCCTCAACGCCCGCTTCGTCGCGATCAAAGTTGATCGCGAGGAACGCCCCGACGTCGACGAACTTTACATGCTCGCCACGCAACTCATGACCGGCCACGGCGGCTGGCCCATGAATGTCTTTCTCGACCCACACTCACTCAAGCCCTTCTGGTGCGGCACATACTTCCCGCCCGAGCCGCGCCACGGCATGCACTCGTTCACGCAGGTCATCGAAGGCATGGCCATCGCCTGGCGCGACCAGCGCGACACCGTCATCGCGCAGGCCGACCGACTGGCCCAGTCCGTCGCCGATGCGCTCTCGCACCACGCTGGCCCGATCTCGCTCTCGCCCACGATCAACGAGACGGCGGTCTCGCACCTGCTCCGCCAGTTCGATCGCACGCATGGCGGCTTCGGCGGCGCGCCCAAGTTCCCCCAGCCCGCCTTCCTCGATTTTCTGCTCGCCGCGCGCGACCACGTCGCCGAAGATGACACCCGCAGCGCCATCGACCTGGCCGTGCGCACGACGCTCGATCGTATCGCCCTGGGCGGCATTCACGATCACGTCGGAGGCGGGTTTCACCGCTACGCCGTCGATGCGACGTGGACGGTGCCGCACTTCGAGAAGATGCTCTACGACAACGCGCTCCTCGCCGCGACGTATACCCAGGCCGCGCGCGTGTATGACGACAATTTCTACCGCCGCACGCTCCGCCGCACGCTCGACTATGTTCTGCGCGAGATGACCGATCCGCACAGCGGCGCGTTCTCCAGCGCCCAGGACGCCGAAGTGGACACGCGCGAGGGGCTCAACTATCTCTGGACGCCCGACGAGGTGCGCACCGTGCTCGGCCCCGACGCTGAGTTCGCGCTGGCGGTCTTCGGCCTCGACAAGGGGCCCAACTTCAAGGACCCCCACCACGCGGATGCGCCCGCCGCCAATGTCCTGCGCCTGGCTCATCGCCCGGAGGATCTGGCCGCTCAGATGGGCTTGAGCCTCGAAGATTTTCTCGCGCGGCTCGATCGCGTCAGCGACGCCCTGCTCGCAGCCCGCGGGCAGCGCAAGCAGCCGCACCTCGACGACAAGACGATCGTCGCGTGGAACGCGCTGATGATCCGGGCCCTTGCGACCGCCTCGGTCGTGCTCGACGAGCCGCGATATCTTGACGCCGCGATCCGGGCCTCCCGCTTCATCCTCGCTTCGATGCGCGATCCCGGCGGCAATCTGCTGCGCATCCACCGCGCGGGCACGTCGCACACGCCCGCGTTCCTCGAAGATCATGCCGCGATGATCCGCGCTCTGGTCGCGCTGCACGACGCCGCCCCGGACACGGATCTTGGCGGCTCGTCGCCACTCGAAGCCGCCCTCGATCTGGCCGACCGGGCGCACACGCTGTTTTCCGATGAGCACGGTTCCTTCTTCGACGCGCCTGCGGGCGCGACCGACCTGTTCATCCGTCCGCGCAGCACCTACGACGGCGCGATCCCCAGCGGCTGTTCGCTCATGCTCGCCGCGCTGGTCGATCTCGCAGCCCACACCACGCGCACCGACATCCCGCATCGGGCCGCGGCCCTGCTCGCATCGCTTTCATCGCAGATCGCCGCCTCGCCGACCTCGACGGTGCTGGCGACGCAGACGCTGCTGCGGATCATGCTGATGCCGACGATCCGCGACCTGCTGCCCGAGGATGACGCCGCCCCGCGCCCCGATCAGTACCCTGGCCAGCAGACTGCTCAGCCCGTCTCGGTCTTTGCCGATGTGGACGCCGTCACGGTCGCGCCCGGTGAGCCTGCGGTGTTTCACGTCGAACTGCGCATCGCACCCGGCTACCACATCATCGCCGCCGATCCGGGGCGCTCGGACATGGCGCTGTCGCCCCTGCGCGTCGGGCTGACGCGCGGGCAGGGCGTCGCGGTCTACGCCGACTATCCGACCGGCGAGCCGCTCGAGACCGATCCGGCCCTGCTGGTGCATCACGATCTCGTCTCGTTCGCCGTCGCGCTCGAGCACGCCCCGGGCGTGGGCGCTTCAGCGGGCAAGCCGGTGCTGGGCGTGTCGTTTCAGGCCTGTTCGAGCGAAGCCTGCCTGGCGCCCGCAGCCGTCGCGCTCGAGATCGACATCACCATCGACATCACCACCACCGATTGA